One Triticum dicoccoides isolate Atlit2015 ecotype Zavitan chromosome 4B, WEW_v2.0, whole genome shotgun sequence genomic window carries:
- the LOC119291140 gene encoding peroxisomal nicotinamide adenine dinucleotide carrier-like isoform X2, producing the protein MSSAVVSGLAGAGGGIIAQIITYPLQTVNTRQQTERSAKKKKAGGGGSDASTLFQMLQLVQTEGWGGLYSGLKPSLIGTAASQGIYYYFYQLLKNKVEDVAAARGKKGLGDGTVGMFSWLVIAAVAGSINVLLTIPIWVLVTRMQVHTQAERKVIESKRELLLKEISRANPIDAHILKDRLAKLDSEKPRPYGTLQAIREVYRESGISGFWKGLVPTLIMVCNPSIQFMIYETLSKRLKSKRSGKRFPKKNITAMEVFLIGAMAKLGATLVTYPLLVVKSRLQAKQEIGRNAASRYTGTLDAILKMIRYEGLHGFYKGMGTKIVQSVLAASVLFMVKEELVKFVVLLVARSRTLLLTRSNKR; encoded by the exons ATGTCGAGCGCGGTGGTGAGCGGGCtggccggcgccggcggcggtATCATCGCCCAGATCATCACATACCCCCTCCAGACC GTGAACACCCGGCAGCAGACAGAGAGATCAGCGAAGAAGAAAAAGGCCGGTGGTGGTGGCTCTGACGCTTCCACCCTCTTCCAGATGCTCCAG CTGGTCCAAACGGAAGGCTGGGGTGGGTTGTACAGCGGCCTCAAACCCTCACTTATTGGCACCGCTGCCTCGCAG GGAATCTATTACTACTTCTACCAGCTTCTCAAGAACAAGGTCGAAGATGTAGCAGCTGCTCGTGGGAAAAAGGGCCTAGGGGATGGCACTGTTGGGATGTTTTCTTGGCTTGTTATTGCAGctgttgctgg gtcaatcAATGTTCTTCTTACAATTCCAATATGGGTTCTTGTCACACGCATGCAGGT ACATACACAGGCAGAAAGGAAGGTGATAGAGTCCAAGAGGGAGCTTTTGCTTAAGGAAATATCCAGGGCCAATCCAATAGATGCTCATATTCTTAAGGATAGATTAGCTAAGCTTGATTCTGAAAAACCTCGCCCATATGGCACACTTCAAGCG ATCCGGGAGGTCTATCGTGAATCAGGCATAAGTGGATTCTGGAAAGGACTTGTTCCGACACTAATTATG GTATGTAATCCATCAATTCAGTTTATGATATATGAAACACTGTCAAAGCGTCTCAAGTCAAAGCGGTCTGGAAAGCGATTCCCCAAGAAGAATATCACTGCTATGGAG GTATTCTTAATAGGTGCAATGGCAAAGCTGGGAGCTACTCTTGTGACCTACCCGTTGTTAGTGGTCAAG TCTAGGTTGCAGGCAAAACAAGAAATTGGCAGGAACGCGGCGTCCAGATATACAG GTACATTAGATGCAATATTGAAGATGATTCGCTACGAGGGATTGCACGGATTTTACAAAGGAATGGGTACAAAGATTGTACAGAGTGTTCTTGCCGCCTCGGTCCTTTTTATGGTGAAGGAGGAGCTGGTTAAGTTTGTAGTTCTTTTAGTTGCCAGGAGTAGGACTCTGCTTCTTACTAGATCTAACAAACGATAG
- the LOC119291140 gene encoding peroxisomal nicotinamide adenine dinucleotide carrier-like isoform X1: MSSAVVSGLAGAGGGIIAQIITYPLQTVNTRQQTERSAKKKKAGGGGSDASTLFQMLQLVQTEGWGGLYSGLKPSLIGTAASQGIYYYFYQLLKNKVEDVAAARGKKGLGDGTVGMFSWLVIAAVAGSINVLLTIPIWVLVTRMQIREVYRESGISGFWKGLVPTLIMVCNPSIQFMIYETLSKRLKSKRSGKRFPKKNITAMEVFLIGAMAKLGATLVTYPLLVVKSRLQAKQEIGRNAASRYTGTLDAILKMIRYEGLHGFYKGMGTKIVQSVLAASVLFMVKEELVKFVVLLVARSRTLLLTRSNKR; the protein is encoded by the exons ATGTCGAGCGCGGTGGTGAGCGGGCtggccggcgccggcggcggtATCATCGCCCAGATCATCACATACCCCCTCCAGACC GTGAACACCCGGCAGCAGACAGAGAGATCAGCGAAGAAGAAAAAGGCCGGTGGTGGTGGCTCTGACGCTTCCACCCTCTTCCAGATGCTCCAG CTGGTCCAAACGGAAGGCTGGGGTGGGTTGTACAGCGGCCTCAAACCCTCACTTATTGGCACCGCTGCCTCGCAG GGAATCTATTACTACTTCTACCAGCTTCTCAAGAACAAGGTCGAAGATGTAGCAGCTGCTCGTGGGAAAAAGGGCCTAGGGGATGGCACTGTTGGGATGTTTTCTTGGCTTGTTATTGCAGctgttgctgg gtcaatcAATGTTCTTCTTACAATTCCAATATGGGTTCTTGTCACACGCATGCAG ATCCGGGAGGTCTATCGTGAATCAGGCATAAGTGGATTCTGGAAAGGACTTGTTCCGACACTAATTATG GTATGTAATCCATCAATTCAGTTTATGATATATGAAACACTGTCAAAGCGTCTCAAGTCAAAGCGGTCTGGAAAGCGATTCCCCAAGAAGAATATCACTGCTATGGAG GTATTCTTAATAGGTGCAATGGCAAAGCTGGGAGCTACTCTTGTGACCTACCCGTTGTTAGTGGTCAAG TCTAGGTTGCAGGCAAAACAAGAAATTGGCAGGAACGCGGCGTCCAGATATACAG GTACATTAGATGCAATATTGAAGATGATTCGCTACGAGGGATTGCACGGATTTTACAAAGGAATGGGTACAAAGATTGTACAGAGTGTTCTTGCCGCCTCGGTCCTTTTTATGGTGAAGGAGGAGCTGGTTAAGTTTGTAGTTCTTTTAGTTGCCAGGAGTAGGACTCTGCTTCTTACTAGATCTAACAAACGATAG